The Meles meles chromosome 6, mMelMel3.1 paternal haplotype, whole genome shotgun sequence DNA segment tggggggcgggggacgcCTCTTCAGTCCAGGAGCCAGCAAGTTCTGGACACCAGAGCTCATGCGTTTGAAGTCGCGGCGCTGGGATTTATGCAGAGATTTGGCCGTCCCGGGCCGATGTCTTGAgaagggagcagaggcagaggacagTGCCTCCGTGAACGGCTTCTGGTCGCCCCCAAACACGGCATGCGCCACGGCTCACCGGCAGGGACCCACTCCCACCCCGTGGGCACGGCACTCTCCCCAGGGCCTCTCTCAGGCCGCCCTGGCTCTTTGCTTTGAGCCGCGTCTAAGCAGTCGGTATGTCATCTCATCTGCAGGGACCTGAGGCAGCAGGCAACCTGGGGGTTGCTATTCCCGTCCCCACGTTGTCCCTGCAAGACAGGCCGTGCAGCAGGGGCAGGTGAAGGCGCTGACCGGGAGCAGAAATTCTGAGTGAGAGGCAGGCACCGGGACAGGGGCACATTTCCAGACTCCCGGGCAGCACGGCTCCCCCCGAGGGACCCTGTGACCCCCATCCACGGCGCGGCCGGCTCTCCATCCTGagagacagggaggcagaggTGGTTTCCGGGGTCTCCGGAGCTGCCGCCCGGTGGAGTCAGGCTACCCGTTTACCGAGGGAATGTGATCTAAACAAATCCAAGAGCCTGATGAAGGTTTCTCAGCGGGACGGTCCCAACGATAGGACTATGAAGTCTGTGGTCCCATCGCGACCCATAAGAAGGGGGCTTCCTACCCCCTCCCATGTCAAAGCTTGCTCGTGCTTCGCCACATCCGGAGACAGACGCCCCAGGACTCGAAGGTGGGGAAGTGAGCCCTACGCACAAGGCGGGGCTGTCTTTCCCTGGGAGGACTCTGGAAACTTCCTTCGGACCGTCCTCACTGCAACTCAAGGACACTGGGGTCAGACACAGGGATGCCGCTCACTGTGACAGGCTGTGTGGTCCCAACCCGAGACGGGGAAGGGACCTCGTGTGGCTGCCGAGGCCCCTTCCAGGTGGCAAAGCCATGCTCCCCCGTTCTGATGACCCACACAGGAGGCCAGGCCCGTGTGATCTCAGAGCAGAGCCTAGAGCGGGGACTCCAGCCAGCGCTGCTGGAGGGGACCTGCCCTCCCATCCTTCATGCGGACAGCAGAGTGGCTCAAGCACGGAGGACGCCAGCCCCAAGGCTGCCGAGCTGGCCGGGGTCCACTGGGGACACGGGAGTTAACTCAGTGGAAAAGAGTGGAAATGACAGATTCAAATGGAAGCTACAACCAAAAGAAATATCGAATGTATTTTTCCCCAATGCTCAGCTCATTTGTTAAAAGAGTATTTTCCAAGCCATTATCTTTTTAAGCAGGAAAACATGGGGCCGTGTGATCAGGTCGGAGGACACCGGGTGCGAACCAGGCAGCAGAGCCTGGCTTTCGGCGTCAGTGGGGGTCCTTTCTAACCGGCGGGGGCAGGTGGCCTCCGGCGGTGACCGGCACACACAGGCCTCAGACCAGAGCACACCCCCTGGGGTCTGCGGTCAACCAGGACCCAGGGCCAAGAAGCAACTCCTTGAAGCCGGCCCGGAGCGGGGAGCGGGGTGGCGGGGGCCACTCCCACCGGTTTCTCCGTCTATACGAGCTGTCCCCAAGCAGGTCCCATAGGGTGAAAACTGGCCCTCAGAGCTCTCTGGCACCCCGGCATCAGGGCTCTGCAATGGGCCTGGCAGTCCTCGCCAGCAGGTGCAGACGTCAGTCATACAAAGTCTTCACGGCCTTCTCCAGGTTGGTGTAGAACCCGGCCATGCTGCGGGGGAAGAAGGAGTCCACCACGCTCTGCGGGAGGTAGCCGCTGAGGTCGGTCTGGAAGAACGTGACCAGGTGGGTCTTGCTGGGCTCCCTAGGGAAACGGGCAGAGCCGCGTCATGCGTCTGGAGCGGGGCATGGGGGCTGTGCCCCAAGGCCATGGAGGAGCACCCACCCTGACAGACAAGGCTGGGACACTGAGATTCGTCATCGGGAACCCCACCCAGCACGGCACCTCCCCGTCACGGAGCCCGAGGGCCTGCACCTTCGAAACCGCGGCCTCCTCCCAGGCACACAGACAAGGCAACAGAGGCCTGGGGTGGGATACGGTGGGCAGGTGAGCAGCACAACTCAGCACGGGCTGTTCTGGGCTGTGGCTTTTCTACTCACGGAAGGGAGGCGAACCCTGTGTGGGACATGGGGTGGGGACAGCCCCCACTCAGCTGCTCCGGGCTGGCGGACAGAGGTCAAAGAGCTCAGAAGGGAGGACCTGGCCCTCCGGCCCTGCACTGCCAGCCTCTGACGCCTCTGACCCGGGAGAGGTCCCCTGACCTCCCTGAGCTCGTTCTGTCATCTGCTAAATGGGACCATGACATTTGCCCAGCCTGCCTTACGGGGCTGGAGGGGGGCCCTACACTGGAAacagtaagaacaaggcctcccACCGTGCCTTCCCCTGGTGCTTGGGCGTACTGTGTCACGAGGTGCCCGGAACAGGGCTCCCTACGGGCTGGTTTATTACCGTAAAGTGTAATTAACGCACCCATTGCCCAGAAGGTCCACAGTTAAGCCACGCGTAGGTCTGGGCACATCATTCAATCCCGATGATCCTTACCCTGGCAGAGGCTCACAGAAGCAGCCACAAGGGTGGTTAAACCCTCTCACGTAACCCGGCTTCGGGGGACACAACGGGTGCTCCACGTTGATAGCTAGAAGACAGCCAAACGGGGAGTGAGCTACGACCTCAGCCCTCGTGCATGCAGACCACACCACCTGGAGCCTGAGGAGTCAGCACGGGGGCCCTGGGACCTGCCCCCGAGCCCCCCTCCCGCCatcccttacacacacacacacacacacacacacacacacgcacatacgcGCACATACagacccacacatgcacacacccatgTTCATGGCTTCCCAAACCTGCCAGCATCTCAGAGACAAGAACATTCCACAGGGTAAGgccagggggcaggagggaggcacCCAACTCCATCTATCCTCACATGGAGGATCCGGATGAATGGCCAGGGCTGTGGCTTTCAGGAGGCAGTGGGACATGTGCAGGGGCGGGAGAGAGGGGACAGGGCCACAACCCCGTGCAGCGACAGTGTAGACCATGAGCCTCAGTGGGAAAGACGAGGGATGCTGGCCGCGTCTGTGACGTCAACATACAATGACTGGCCTGGGCGCTCCCTTGCCGTGGCCCCCCACGACACGTGATCCCCCTGCACCTGCCGAGGccaggtgcacatggaacaggAGACCCAGGGCGACCCCCTGCCAGATGCCGAGGCCAGGTGCACGCGGAACAGGGGACCCAGGGCGACCCCCCTGCCAGCTGCCGAGGCCAGGTGCACGCGGAACAGGGGACCCAGGGCGACCCCCCTGCCAGCTGCGAGGCCAGGTGCACGCGGAACAGGGGACCCAGGGCGACCCCCCTGCCAGCTGCCGAGGCCAGGTGCACACGGAACAGGGGACCCAGGGCGACCCCCCTGCCAGCTGTGAGGCCAGGTGCACGCGGAACAGGGGACCCAGGGTGACTCCCCTTCCAGATGCTGAGGCCAGGTGCACGCGGAACAGGGGACCCAGGGCGACCCCCCCCACCAGATGCTGAGGCCAGGTGCACGCGGAACAGGGGACCCAGGGTGACCCCCTGCTAGCTGCGAGGCCAGGTGCACGCGGAACAGGGGACCCAGGGCGATCCCCCGCCAGCTGCGGAGGCCAGGTGCACGCGGAACGGGGGACCCAGGGCAACCCCCCTGCCAGATGCTGAGGCCAGGTGCACACGGAACAGGGGACCCAGGGTGTGAGGCCCCCGGCGGCAGCCTGGCTGTCACTCACCATTGGAACTGAGGGTCCCGTCCTCATACTTCTTGATGAGCACCAAGTCCACGAAGTCTCTGGGGGAGATGAGCTTCATGGCAGCCGAGGGGCTGCTGGTTCTGCTCACGCACAGCGTCTGTCAAAGCACAGAGGGTCCCGCTTACGGCCACAggtctccctgccctgcccacacctggtGTCTGGGAAGCGGGGAGTCTGGGGAGTCCGGCCTTCAGAGCAAGGGCCTCCTTCAGTGCTATGCCCAGACCTTCTGGTCCCCCCGGGGCCGGCCCCGGAGGGAGCCCCCCTTGATCCTCACCCCAATCTCAGAATACGCTACCAGGCCACCCTCCCACTGTGAAAGCAAGGATGCCTCACATCCAACCAGGATTTTCCccacccttcccctcctccagcaGGGCCTCCGCCCTCTCCGGGTCACAGCGGAGAAGAGCAGGTCAGCTGTAGGATGGGACGGACCTCTCCGGGGCGTGGTGCAGGCAAGAAGGGACTGCCTTTAAGGGACTGGGTTTTAAGACTGGGGCACGGAGTGTCTTGGCAGAGACGCCTGTGCCCTGAGGGTCTGAGTCTTCAGGAGGGCACTGGGAATCCATTTCCAGACGGATGAGGCCTCCCTGTGTTCCTCCTCAAAACACCTGCCTTAGAACACGGTCACCTCCACAcagcctctccctttcccctgggGACAAATGCACAGCACACCCTACCCATCCAGAATCCTCCTAGCAGGCACGGTTGCGGCGGCCACGTCCCCCAGGGCACCAAAGGGACAGATCGGGATGCTGGTTCCACCAGTTGAGCACCGCCACAGTTAGGAGCCCATGTCCTTCctccttcttattctttttaaaggcCAAAGCTTGCTGTTAGAAACAAGGCCGTTTTGACACTTCTGAATTCTCCTATTTTACAGCAGGAAGGGCAGGagtgatatctatctatctatcatctaggTATATTTTTGTTAGTAACCGCTGGCTTCTTGTCCTGATTCCTGCTGCAGGATCCATATCCCTCCTGAAGGAGCACGGACAGTATCGGGAAGAAACACCCAAGGCGGCATCGTGAGATAAATCCCAAAACTCGCGCACAGATCTGTGTCTCATCCGTCCTGCTGTGCACCCGCCGTCTCTCTCTCCGACGTAGAATTCCAGTGTTCGGGAGTGCTCAAATCAGGCTGATGAACACCAGTCTGCGAGGAGGGTTCCTTCTCCGTACTGTCGTCGTGATGGCAAGGAGCCACAGGTCGGCTGTGCCTCCCCTTCTCCAAAACCTGAGCTCATGGGCAGCCTGGGTCTTCCTCTTTCCACAATCCCTGTCCACTGCAGGCTCcgtctttctgtcttcctcctccttttcttttctttgaagatttcatCTCTAAGTCATCTCTGCATCCAACAGTGGAAGGCTCGAACTTAGGGAGCCGACTGggaccagccaggcgcccctctcttcccAGCAGGAAGTCCTATCTTCCCAGGGGCCTGTGAATTCTCGTGAGAAAAGGCCCCCCCGCTCCTCCCTTCGAGAGGTGTAAGCACGTATACAAGTGCTTCATCCACATCTGTGATACAACCGAACTGTCTTAATAACTTACTGTCGTGTCTCAATCCAGATTCTTCCTAACGCACAGTCGTAGGTCCCAGGAGATGTATTATGTACATATAATTAATAGCCATATTAATGAAGGATGATGtctttgaagaataaatatattaGGGTGAAATTCCGTAGCCCACAAGCAATGGAGAAACGAGttcaagaaaaaaacataaaacttttgTCTCAGGAAAACGTGTTCATGTGTgatgagaaaaacaaaggcaaaagaaagtagacaaaattaaatttccttgcAGCTTGAAGACGCATGACAAATACTTGAGTCGGGAAAGATACCCCTGCAGGAACTCAGGACTGCCTTGCTAGAGGCAAAAAGCAACCTGGCTTGACCACAGCTAGGCCTCCAGGATCCTGGAAGTCTTCTTTAGCGTGTGAAAACCCTTCTGGAAACTTCCTTCATCTCTACCTGCCCCAAGTTAAAACCGTATAATCAGCGGTTCTTCTCACTGCCAGGGCAGACCtctctgcccacgggtcctgtccttGTGCTTTAATAAAAGTGCCTTCCTGCACCTAacatgtctcaagaattcttcctaCGCCGTTCGCTCCTGGCCCACATCGCAtcaatgtacttttaaaataaacgATAGTAAATAAAACTTCATGTCACGCAGATGCATCGGAAAGAACGACGTCACTGTTTGGCCTAAAACTGTCTGATGTATCCCATGTAAAAATGCCATGCTtctagggccgcctgggtggctcagtgggaaaagcgtctgccttcagctcaggtcgtgatctcagggtcctgggatccagccccgcactgggctccctgctccgcgggaaggctgcttctccctctccctctccctctcgccctgtttgtgctccctctctcgttcgtctgtcaaataaataaataaaatcttaaaaaaatatgcccTGCTTTACCATTTATGATGAAAATTTTAGACATTAACGAAATGTTAGGCATCAAGTGGACATATGGGGATGATGTAGAATTTCTCGGGACTCTGCTGGAGGCGTGCATGCAAAACATTGAAAAACTTGCAGGACAAGATTGACAGGgtcaggcagggcagggggagggaggagggagtgggggcTGCTTTGGGCCCACACTGGCTCAGCCATTGGCCAAGGACTGAGGGTCCCTGTGGGCcccaggcagggaagcaggcctGCCTTTCCAGGAAGAACCAGGGTGTCAGAGAGAGACCCCGTAGCACTGATGAGGAGCAGAAGGCTAGCAGAGGACAAAGCCCAGCGGACAACCCGCAACCTCCCCCACGCCCCTCCTGGCTGGGTGTGGGCAACATTCCTCAGGGAAACTTGCCACTATTTCTAAGAGGCCAAAACAACCTTAGCTTGGTCAGAGCCAAGCCTCCAGGATCCCAGCCTGTGAAAGCCCTTTTGGACGCCTCCCTTTTTCCCTACCTCCCCCAAGTCTAAACAGCCCACAGAAATGCAGCCCCTGTGACCTTCAAGAAAACTCCATAACCGGTCATTCTGTCACATCTGTGTTCTGTTGTAAAGGCCACTAGCCCCTGGTTTCCCAACTCGAAGCGTAGGTGTGTCTATTTATTTACTGGCTTCCTAACTTTTTTTACTCTCTCTGGTGGCTCCTATTTGCTGTTCACAATATTTTTATCCAAATGTACTCACTTTCATAAACTtgcataaatttattttaaaaggaaactacttatctgtaaaataatacacataaagGATTGTTGCTTCTAATTCTGATTCTGAGGCTGAGGCCACCCAGTTTTGTTATAAAGATTAGCAAGTGTTACATGGGACCTAACTGGAACTTTCCCCTCAAGCTCTGCAAGGAATTAGAAAAGAACTGAATCCTGGTGACATCACCATGCAGGATTCAAGGTCAGTGTTTGCCTAACAACCCTGTATCTCAGGGGTGTGTGCCCCACCCTTCAGGAAACACCCATATAAACTCTAGACCATGAACTCCAATGTGAATTCTGGGCCaggccaggagcacctgggtcgTCCAGATGGACCAGCACAGAACTGTGGCCCGAGGTTTCACAACGCCATCTGTGTAAACagactagagggtatcatgtctACACACCTCAGAACTGTCCGACGGGCAACTTTCCCCAGGGCAACTTTATTATTAGTTCTGGCTACAgcttcccaccccccttcctAACTTCTGTCACCGAAACGAGCTGGGTTCCTCCCACTGCAAGTTCCTAACGCTTACTGTTCTTCAGACAGAAGCATCCAGAACTGCGCTAATCCAATAACCACTAACTCCCGTGTCTGTTTAAATTTACCCCGAGtcatgaaaagtaaataaaacgaACAACTCGTTTCCTCCAATGAGACACCTTtcaagtgctctgtggccccaCGGGGCCCTGGGGCTATTGTAGTGGGCAGGGTtgacagaacatttccattattcTAGAAACTTCTTCCCGGGCGAAGAAACTGTAATCCAGGGAGGCTACCTGGTGAGGAGGCAGGTCCTGACTCTGACTGCGGCTCTGGACTCATCATCACAGCCCCATCGAGAGGCACCATTTCAAACCCGAACTGACGAGTCCAGGCTTTAGTGACCTCAGAGCACGTTCACGCCGCCGGCCTTGACCAGTGCTGTTGATCTTGCCATTTCTCTGACTGCTTAGGGAGTCTCCCCCCATCTGGTCACACGGTGTCCCACCTGCGCCCGGGCCAAGGTTGGGCCTGAGCACGGCAGGCAACGGGCAGCCCGTGTCTGCCAAGGGACCGGGGCCATGAGGGGTGCCGCCCTTGCCAAAAGGTGTCCCCAACCCCCTAGGGTGACCACGCTTGGAAAGACTTACATCAGTGAGGCTTT contains these protein-coding regions:
- the STARD5 gene encoding stAR-related lipid transfer protein 5, with amino-acid sequence MDPALAAQMSEAVAEKVLQYRRDESGWKICREANGVSVSWRPSVEFSGNLYRGEGIVNAPLEKVWDCIKPLPGTLRAKWDENVSSFEIIESLTDTLCVSRTSSPSAAMKLISPRDFVDLVLIKKYEDGTLSSNAINVEHPLCPPKPGYVRGFNHPCGCFCEPLPGEPSKTHLVTFFQTDLSGYLPQSVVDSFFPRSMAGFYTNLEKAVKTLYD